The genomic stretch CAAATAAGAAAAGTGAGTCCATGAACATCATCTCCATATGAAAGATCTCATTCATAGTATAGTCACCTTTCTTCCATAATGAAATTAGATTATAATAATGAATTACGATAAGTTATCCTTATGGATAAAGCTTATTGGTGAGAAAGGAGGGATTCGATGAGCTCTGAATATCAAGTGTTATCGATCCTAGCTGAAGAAGCAAATATGCGGAGAGCCGCTGAAAGATTGTATGTTTCCCAACCAGCTTTAAGTCAACGACTACAATCAATTGAAAAAGCGTGGGGTGTTCCGATTTTTCTTCGATCCCAAAGAGGATTAACGATTACACCAGCAGGTGAGCGAATTATTGCTTTTGCGAATGATACGATTCGGAGAGAAGAAAAAGTGTTTGAAGCGTTGACTGCCTTAAGTTCAGAAGTTCACGGAACGTTAAAATTAGCTGTTGCGTCGATTATTGGACAATATTGGCTTCCTGCAGTGTTGAAGAAGTTTGTTGAACATTATCCAAGCGTAAAAATCTCACTTGTCACCGGATGGAGCAGTGACATTTTACGCTACTTGTATGAAGATGATATTCACATTGGGATCATTCGTGGAAAGCCCGATTGGCGAGGGAGAAGTCAGTACTTGCTTTCAGATGAGCTTTATCTAGTGGATACAGCGATTCAATCGATGGAAGAGCTGAAGGAAACAGAAAAACCGTTTATACAGTTTAAGAGTGATTCGACTTATTTTCAGGAAATACAAGAGTGGTGGCAAACTCAGTCATTCGCACCCCCAAAGAAAACGATCGTCGTCGATCAAATTGAAACGTGTAAGCAGATGGCGTTAAATGGGATCGGCTATGCCATACTACCTTCGATTAGCATTACAGAGAATGATAAAGAGTATTTTCGCATTCCTCTTAAAGATGGTGAAGGATTGCCATTAAAGAGAGATACGTGGTTATTAACCAATGATACCGCAATGCAATTGAAGCAAGTTCAAAAGTTTGTGGAATTATTAAGTGAATAGCTTGTAAGATTAGACTTCACGTAAACGATCATGTACGATAAAATGTGTAACATGCTTTGTTTTATAAGCATGATAACAAAGGA from Bacillus sp. Cs-700 encodes the following:
- a CDS encoding LysR family transcriptional regulator: MSSEYQVLSILAEEANMRRAAERLYVSQPALSQRLQSIEKAWGVPIFLRSQRGLTITPAGERIIAFANDTIRREEKVFEALTALSSEVHGTLKLAVASIIGQYWLPAVLKKFVEHYPSVKISLVTGWSSDILRYLYEDDIHIGIIRGKPDWRGRSQYLLSDELYLVDTAIQSMEELKETEKPFIQFKSDSTYFQEIQEWWQTQSFAPPKKTIVVDQIETCKQMALNGIGYAILPSISITENDKEYFRIPLKDGEGLPLKRDTWLLTNDTAMQLKQVQKFVELLSE